The sequence below is a genomic window from Cedecea neteri.
GACAACCTGGTGCGTAAGATTGGTGTCCGGGTGGCCGAGGAAGAAGAGGAGTAGTTTCCCCTCTCCCCGGCCCTCTCCCTGAGGGAGAGGGGGAAAACAAATGACGGAAACCTTCTTTATTCCCTCTCCTTCTGGGAGAGGGTTAGGGTGAGGGTAAAAAAACAAAACCTATACTGCGGTTTGCGAGGTGACAACCAAACTGCCTCTCGAGAGAAGCATGGACATTAACTCACCACCACCGGCACTCGCGGCGCTAACGCGCACATCAGCTCATAGCCAACCGTGCCGGCGGCGCTGGCGACATCGTCAATTTTGACATTTTTGCCCCACAGCTCAACCGGACTGCCGATACCGGCCTGCGGGCAAGGCGTCAGGTCTACAGCGATCATATCCATCGACACTTTACCCACCAGGCCGGTCATGACGCCATCCACCATGACAGGCGTACCGTCTGGCGCAATGCGCGGGTAGCCGTCCGCATAACCACCAGCCACAATCCCAATTCGCTGCTCGCCGCTGGCGGTGTAGCGGCTGCCATAGCCCACGGTATCGCCAGCCTTCAGGTTCTGAATGCCGATAATTTCGCTGCTCAGCGTCATTACCGGCTGAAGGCCGCTGGTAGCGACATCCTGCCATTGCCCGCTCGGAGAAGCCCCGTACAGGATTATCCCTGGCCGAACCCAGTCAAAGTGCGCTTCCGGGTGCCATAGCGTAGCCGCCGAGTTTGACAGAGAGCGAGGGGCATCAATGCCCTCCGCCGCCTGTTCAATGCGTTTCATAGGCTCAATAATGCCTTCTGGCTGCTCGGCATCGGCAAAATGCGCCATCAGGGTTAGTTCACCCACATTCGGGATGGAACGAAGTTTTTGCCAGATGCCGTGCACGCGATCGGGCGTAAACCCGAGGCGATTCATCCCGCTGTTGATTTTGAGATAAACATCCAGCGGCGCGCTCAGCTTCGCGTTGGCTATCGCCTTCACCTGCCAGTTACTGTGCAGGCTTGTGGTCAGCCGGTATTTGTCGAACAGCCCCAGCTCATCGGCATGGAAGAACCCTTCCAGCATTAGAATCGGCCCTTTCCAGCCGCGCTCACGCAGCAAAATGGCCTCTTCAAGATTCAGCATGGCAAAACCATCTGTCGCGCCTAACGCCGACCAGATACGGTCGAGACCGTGGCCGTATGCATTGGCCTTAACGACCGACCAGACACGTGAACACGGGGCGGCTCTGCGCACCACTTCTAGATTATTGCGCAGCGCGCTGAGATCCAGCGTCGCTACCACAGGACGGGACATGACGGCTCCTTTTAGTTATGTGCGCCATGAAGGTGGCGGGGGCTCAATGGCGTAAAGCCAGGCGCGTAGCGTGCGATGCCTAAATCCTCGCTTGGGATAGCCGGAGTCCGCCCTGAGATCAGGTCGCTCAGCATCTGGCCTGAACCGCAAGCCATTGTCCAGCCCAGGGTGCCGTGCCCGGTATTAAGCCAGAGATTTTTGAACGGCGTACGTCCCACAATTGGCGTCCCGTCCGGGGTCATCGGACGTAGTCCGGTCCAGAACGTTGCCTGCTCTACGTGCCCGCCGCGCGGATAGAGATCCCTGACGACCATTTCCAGCGTTTCACGGCGAGGCTGCAGCAGTTCAGTGTTAAAGCCGACGATTTCCGCCATGCCTCCCACACGGATGCGGTTGTCAAAGCGGGTAATAGCGATCTTGTAGGTCTCATCCAGAATGGTTGAAACCGGCGCTCCCTGTTCGTCGGCAATAGGAATGGTCAAGGAGTAACCTTTTAAAGGATAGACCGGAATATCGGCGATACCCTTGAGCAGGCCTGTGGAATAAGAGCCGAATGCCACGACGTAGGCATCGCCCTTCACCACTTCCTGGCCGCACTGTACACCGCAGATTTGCTGGTTGTCGTACAGCAGACGGTCCACCGGCGTATTGAAGCGGAACTCAACGCCCGCTTCCGCCGCCATCCGCGCCAGGTTTTGGGTAAACAGCTGGCAGTCACCGGTTTCATCGTTCGGTAAACGCAGGCCACCGGTCAGCTTATGGGCCACGTCCGCCAACGCGGGCTCAACGCGATTGAGCTGGCTGGCTTCCAACAGCTCATACGGTACGCCCGCGTCTTTCAATACGGCGATGTCTTTGGCCGCGCTTTCATACTGCTGCTCGGTACGGAACAGCTGCAGCGTGCCACCCTGTCGGCCTTCATACTGGATGCCGGTGGTGTGGCGCAATTCTTTCAGGCAATCGCGGCTGTATTCTGCCAGGCGCACCATGCGGCCTTTGTTTTCCATGTAATGCCGGGTATCGCAGTTGCGCAGCATCTGCCACATCCACTTCAGCTGGAACTGGGTTCCGTCGAGGCTGATGGCCAGCGGCGCGTGGCGCTGGAACATCCACTTAATGGCTTTTAACGGGACGCCCGGTGCCGCCCACGGGGCAGCATACCCCGGAGAGATCTGCCCGGCGTTGGCAGCGCTGGTTTCCTGCGCCGGCCCTGATTCGCGATCGATGACGGTGACTTCATGCCCGGCCTGACGTAAATACCAGGCGCTCGCCACGCCGACGACACCACTTCCCAGCACCACAACACGCATATCTGCTCCGCAATTAGCTAAAAGAATAATCTTCTGATTACATATTGATAACTCAGTTGAATATGTTATTCAACATATGGCTTTATTATGGTGACTAAACTCACAAAGCTGCCCGCCAGTGCTGGAACGGGATAATTAGCATCTCCTGTACGGGAAAACATTTTCGTCAAAATAAAATGCTGCGTGACGGGCTAAAACCCCGCTATTGAGATCAATAAATCGCGAAGAAAAAATTTTACTTGTCGGCGCTATCTTTCAGGAGTTGTCTATTCTTGAGAGTGAGGCTTTCCATCCAGAGAAAGTCGAAAACAATGAGGGCGCGCTGATGGCTAACGTAACTGATTTCGCCACAAAGGATCCCACCCGTCTGAGTGACGGGCCCGACTGGACGTTTGAGCTACTGGACATCTACCTGGCCGAGATTGACCGGGTAGCAAAGCTCTACCGGCTGGACACCTATCCCCACCAGATTGAGGTCATTACCTCAGAACAGATGATGGACGCGTATTCCAGCGTCGGGATGCCGATTAACTATCCGCACTGGTCTTTTGGCAAAAAATTCATCGAAACCGAGCGCCTGTACAAGCACGGGCAGCAAGGGCTGGCGTATGAAATTGTCATCAACTCTAATCCCTGCATTGCCTATTTGATGGAAGAGAACACCATCACCATGCAGGCGTTAGTGATTGCGCATGCCTGTTACGGGCATAACTCTTTCTTTAAAAACAACTACCTGTTCCGCAGTTGGACGGATGCCAGCTCGATAATCGACTACCTGATTTTCGCCAAAAACTACATTACGCAGTGTGAAGAGCGTTACGGCGTTGATGAGGTGGAGCGCCTGCTGGACTCCTGCCACGCGCTGATGAACTACGGCGTGGACCGCTATAAACGCCCGCAGAAGATATCCCTGCAGGAGGAGAAAGCGCGCCAGAAAAGCCGGGAAGAGTATCTGCAGAGCCAGGTGAATACGCTCTGGCGCACGCTGCCGCGTAAGGAAGAGGAAAAAACCGCAGAATCCGCCCATCGCTTCCCTTCGGAGCCGCAGGAAAATCTGCTGTATTTTATGGAGAAGAATGCCCCGCTGCTGGAGCCGTGGCAGCGTGAGATCCTGCGTATTGTGCGCAAGGTGAGCCAGTATTTTTACCCGCAAAAACAGACCCAGGTGATGAACGAGGGCTGGGCTACTTTCTGGCACTACACCATTCTCAATCATCTGTATGACGAGGGCAAAGTCAGCGACCGCTTTATGCTGGAGTTTTTGCACAGCCATACCAACGTGGTGTTCCAGCCACCCTATAACAGCCCGTGGTACAACGGCATTAACCCCTACGCGTTGGGGTTTGCCATGTTCCAGGATATCAAACGAATTTGCCAGTCACCGACCGAAGAAGACCGCTACTGGTTCCCGGATATTGCCGGTAAAGACTGGCTGGAAACGCTGCATTTCGCCATGCGTGACTTCAAGGATGAAAGCTTTATCAGTCAGTTCCTGTCACCTAAGCTGATGCGCGACTTCCGCCTGTTCACCGTGCTGGACGATGACCGCAATAATTACCTGGAAATTTCGGCCATCCACAACGAAGAGGGTTACCGGGAAATACGTTCTCAGCTGTCGGCCCAGTACAACCTGAGCAACCTCGAGCCGAACATTCAGGTCTGGGATGTGGATTTGCGCGGGGATCGTTCGCTAACGCTGCGCTATATCCCGCACAATCGCGCCCCGCTGGACAAGGGCCGCCGGGAAGTGCTCAAGCATGTGCATCGCCTGTGGGGCTTTGACGTCGTGCTGGAGCAGCAAAATGCGGATGGCAGCGTGGAACTGCTGGAGCGCTGCCCGCAGCGGAACCCGCTGTAAGAGTAAAAAAAACGCTTCCCTCGGGAAGCGTTTTTTATTCTGGCTAGCGACTGTGCATCGCCAAATCACCGGGCAGATTTTTCTGCATACGGTGCCAAATCTCGCCGCTCTCGCGACCGTAGTTACGCACGGTATCAAAGACCTGCTCGTGAAGCCCCTGCTGGCAGATTTCGGCCAGGCGGTGGTAGAAACCCAGCGCCAGGCTACGAGCTTCAGGATTAGAGAAGTAGTGACGCCCGATGCGGGTGTACAGCCCTTTCATCCCGTTCAGGATCAGCCCATAAATCGGGTTACCGGACGCAAACGCCAGGCCGCGGAAAATGTTGTAGTCCAGCTCGGCAAAGGCGTCCGCGTGGTCTTCAACTTTGTTAGCGGTGGCCAGCACTTCCTGCGCTTTATCTGGATACTGACGAATCGCCGTACGAATAAATATCGTGGAGATATTGGTTCGCACCGAAAGCAGATTATCAATCAGCTGCGGCACGCTGTCGTGATCGAGACGGGCCAGCGTTTCCAGTATGTTTAAGCCTGAGGTTTCCCAGAAATTGTTCACCCGCGTTGGCTTCCCGTGCTGAATTGTCAGCCAGCCGTCACGAGCAAGACGCTGAAGCACTTCACGTAATGTGGTACGCGTAACGCCAATCAGTTCTGAAAGTTCACGCTCTGCCGGCAGGATGGAACCCGGCGGAAAACGGC
It includes:
- the fadR gene encoding fatty acid metabolism transcriptional regulator FadR — translated: MVIKAQSPAGFAEEYIIESIWNSRFPPGSILPAERELSELIGVTRTTLREVLQRLARDGWLTIQHGKPTRVNNFWETSGLNILETLARLDHDSVPQLIDNLLSVRTNISTIFIRTAIRQYPDKAQEVLATANKVEDHADAFAELDYNIFRGLAFASGNPIYGLILNGMKGLYTRIGRHYFSNPEARSLALGFYHRLAEICQQGLHEQVFDTVRNYGRESGEIWHRMQKNLPGDLAMHSR
- the dadX gene encoding catabolic alanine racemase DadX, which codes for MSRPVVATLDLSALRNNLEVVRRAAPCSRVWSVVKANAYGHGLDRIWSALGATDGFAMLNLEEAILLRERGWKGPILMLEGFFHADELGLFDKYRLTTSLHSNWQVKAIANAKLSAPLDVYLKINSGMNRLGFTPDRVHGIWQKLRSIPNVGELTLMAHFADAEQPEGIIEPMKRIEQAAEGIDAPRSLSNSAATLWHPEAHFDWVRPGIILYGASPSGQWQDVATSGLQPVMTLSSEIIGIQNLKAGDTVGYGSRYTASGEQRIGIVAGGYADGYPRIAPDGTPVMVDGVMTGLVGKVSMDMIAVDLTPCPQAGIGSPVELWGKNVKIDDVASAAGTVGYELMCALAPRVPVVVS
- a CDS encoding SpoVR family protein, translating into MANVTDFATKDPTRLSDGPDWTFELLDIYLAEIDRVAKLYRLDTYPHQIEVITSEQMMDAYSSVGMPINYPHWSFGKKFIETERLYKHGQQGLAYEIVINSNPCIAYLMEENTITMQALVIAHACYGHNSFFKNNYLFRSWTDASSIIDYLIFAKNYITQCEERYGVDEVERLLDSCHALMNYGVDRYKRPQKISLQEEKARQKSREEYLQSQVNTLWRTLPRKEEEKTAESAHRFPSEPQENLLYFMEKNAPLLEPWQREILRIVRKVSQYFYPQKQTQVMNEGWATFWHYTILNHLYDEGKVSDRFMLEFLHSHTNVVFQPPYNSPWYNGINPYALGFAMFQDIKRICQSPTEEDRYWFPDIAGKDWLETLHFAMRDFKDESFISQFLSPKLMRDFRLFTVLDDDRNNYLEISAIHNEEGYREIRSQLSAQYNLSNLEPNIQVWDVDLRGDRSLTLRYIPHNRAPLDKGRREVLKHVHRLWGFDVVLEQQNADGSVELLERCPQRNPL
- a CDS encoding D-amino acid dehydrogenase encodes the protein MRVVVLGSGVVGVASAWYLRQAGHEVTVIDRESGPAQETSAANAGQISPGYAAPWAAPGVPLKAIKWMFQRHAPLAISLDGTQFQLKWMWQMLRNCDTRHYMENKGRMVRLAEYSRDCLKELRHTTGIQYEGRQGGTLQLFRTEQQYESAAKDIAVLKDAGVPYELLEASQLNRVEPALADVAHKLTGGLRLPNDETGDCQLFTQNLARMAAEAGVEFRFNTPVDRLLYDNQQICGVQCGQEVVKGDAYVVAFGSYSTGLLKGIADIPVYPLKGYSLTIPIADEQGAPVSTILDETYKIAITRFDNRIRVGGMAEIVGFNTELLQPRRETLEMVVRDLYPRGGHVEQATFWTGLRPMTPDGTPIVGRTPFKNLWLNTGHGTLGWTMACGSGQMLSDLISGRTPAIPSEDLGIARYAPGFTPLSPRHLHGAHN